The following proteins are encoded in a genomic region of Poecilia reticulata strain Guanapo linkage group LG11, Guppy_female_1.0+MT, whole genome shotgun sequence:
- the LOC108166702 gene encoding gastrula zinc finger protein XlCGF8.2DB-like, with protein MDDQRRLLDFSRTPRIILHRIDCLQHNIYNEEPWNQERRSTLDQEELESLQVKQEQEEPEDLQIKEEQEDLGHQQIKVEEKEVHCSQGEEQVELKQETDTCMVVPVDDQTNQTESEPNRNQVIFQEAAEAEDQIQEGRKPFSCVICGKSFKQKQGLTRHMTIHTGEKPFSCVTCGRSFSRKQNLTHHMMIHMGVKPFSCVNCGKSFIHKVSLTRHMMTHTGEKLFLCVNCGKSFCRKRILAEHMLIHTGEKLFSCVNCEKSFRHKVSLTQHMMIHTGEKPFSCGSCGKXFSXKXXLTQHMMIHTGEKPFSCVTCGKSFHRKDNLTQHVMIHTGEKPFSCVNCGKSFSRKQHLTHHMMMHTGEQP; from the coding sequence ATTGCCTGCAACATAACATTTACAATGAGGAGCCATGGAACCAGGAGAGGAGATCCACTCTGGACCAGGAGGAGTTAGAATCTCTGCAGGTGAAACAAGAACAggaagaaccagaagatctgcagataaaagaagagcaggaggatcTAGGACATCAGCAGAtaaaagtggaagagaaagaagTTCACTGCAGTCAGGGTGAAGAACAGGTTGAGTTAAAACAGGAGACTGATACCTGCATGGTGGTTCCTGTTGATgaccaaacaaaccaaactgaatcagaaccaaacaggaacCAAGTCATCttccaggaagctgctgaagctgaggACCAAATTCAGGAAGGAAGAAAACCTTTCTCATGTGTcatctgtggaaaaagttttaaacaaaaacaaggtttAACTCGTCACATGACGATTCACACCggtgaaaagccattttcatgtgtgacctgtggacgAAGTTTTAGTCGAAAACAGAATTTAACTCatcacatgatgattcacatgGGGgtaaagccgttttcatgtgtgaactgtggaaaaagttttattcacaAAGTTAGTTTAACTCGTCACATGATGACTCACACCggtgaaaagttgtttttatgtgtgaactgtggaaaaagtttttgtcGAAAAAGGATTTTAGCTGAACACATGTTGATTCACACCGgtgaaaagttgttttcatgtgtgaactgtgaaaaaagttttcGTCACAAAGTTAGtttaactcagcacatgatgattcacactggtgaaaagccgttttcatgtgggAGYTGYGGAAAARGTTTTAGTCWAAAAMARVMtttaactcagcacatgatgattcacactggtgaaaagccgttttcatgtgtgacctgtggaaaaagttttcatcGAAAAGATAATTTAACTCAGCACgtgatgattcacactggtgaaaagccgttttcatgtgtgaactgtggaaaaagttttagtcgaAAACAGCATTTAACTCACCACATGATGATGCACACTGGTGAACAGCCGTAG